AACTCAGGATTGCACTTTTTGTGGATAATTGAGACAAATCCAAATCGGAGTTAAGCATACTGTCAAGTACCTTGGCTATGATTGTTGCTAATGAGATATAAATCACGTTTGTTGTCCGCGTAtccccttaaatatttattttattccgttttttagtatttgttattatagcggcaacagaaatacattATCGATGAAAATTACAACTTTCTGACTATCACGTTTCATGAGACAGCCTgtagacagacggacggacagcaAATCTTAGTAATACGGTCTcgttttaccctttgggtacggaaccctaaaaagactaaattaaaatagaaaaaagtcagagatgaaatataatatgcttataaataaaatccaaGCGAGTGAGAGTGAACAGAGTGCCGTCCCGCAGAGCGCGCGGCGGGCCGGCCGCGGCCGCTGGCGGGCGCCGAGCGCGCCGagctgctggcgcgcgcgctgggCGTCAACCCGAAGCGGTGAGTGAGCGCACGCacactttaactgaggtagggcacaataggaatttcctgctcgaaacgtggagcagcccgactagggcagtacctcgaccttacagaagatcacagctaaataatactgttttcaagcagtattgtgttcctgttggtgagtaaggtgaccagggctcctggggggattggggattgggtcggcaacgcgcttgcgatgcttctggtattgcaggcgtctataagctacggtaatcgcttaccatcaggtgagtcgtacgcttgtttgccgacatagtgacataaaaaaaacacacacacacaccagcATGACCAGATTCAGtagatttatactttttttttttggtagattTCGAGGTACCGGGAACAGTATCTAgtaggtaaaaaatatttggtatattttggtAGATTTCACGCTTTTCAACTATTctggtacttttttttcttatatatggCAAACCTCTCGAAAAAGTGTGGGTTATTCCCCTTTTCATCGAATGGAATGTAACTATCTCTTTCTAATATTAACTGTTCGAGGAGAATAACTGTTTGGGGAATCCTACGTGTATTGAAAAACTTGATTAGGTAGGTATatctttaactttaatttttttcgtaacCCTTAATGTTGTAAGCCAGTGATGTAAAAATTACCGATTTAACGGTGGAACTCGCGATTTTGGTGAATAAATACCGATGAAACGATTTTAGGGTATAATCTCCCGATCTACTCTATTTAAGCACATGAAACTTAAATACGTGTTTTGAAGTTCGTAATACTGTTTTTAGGTACCTCAATGTACTTCCCGGAGGCATTTTATATGAGCCTCTTATTAAAAAAGCCAATTTAAGCTGTATTTCATAAGTACTAAGGATTGAATATTATTGTCCTTGGAATGTAAGGGCTTCCCACAGTTATCAATCCCGagtaaaacacaaaatttcaataaaaagtagaaTGGGTGATGAAAGAAATTAATGGACTCAAACGGCTTTATGACAATGTTACCCAACATAAAGAAGAAGACCCCATGACTCGATCACAATTTAAAGATACCTatatttttgtagattttaatttcaagtaataaacattaatttatctaatttatggTGTTTTCTTGTTCatcttattgttttattgttataatcaaaaaaacaatattatgcttCTTCTTTGTAACATAACAGCGAAGAAAtgtagtaatataattttagtactcGTATTTTTTCGTTCTCTTTTGgtagaatttagtagtttttaactTCTCAAGCAGTAGATTCGTTTAATGAAATCTggtcacactcacacacacacacacacacacacacacacacacacacacacacacacacacacacacacacatagtcgtgtatataaaaaaatatatatatttattaattttaaatcaatattctGTTCACcattaaaaaagttacaaattgTAAGCATGTACATCGATGAAAagtatttgactagcccgttggctcTGTTTGTAGTGGccgtgctttctgttccgcgggttgcgggctCTATCCCACATGACTATgagtgtaatatgtgtatttatatatattatttctatgtatatttataaaaaaaattgctataacagtcggctccTATCAGTCggacctataacacaagcattaagtcgctcaaggtaggaacagacgatatatatatatatatatatacacacctCTACCAGCGGCACTTCACCGTCCGATCGGCCGTACTACGACCGTGCGGGGCGTGAGGGGCGTGAGGGGCGGGTACTACGCGAGGGGCGCCGCCCCGGGCCGCAGTCCGCGGTCGTGGCGGCCCCGGCCGTGTCTCACGTGTCCCACGTGTCGCACGAGCCGGCCTCGCACGGCGAGTACGACCCCTTCAGCCTACTGCGCAGCCAGTTCACTAAGAACAAGGAGCGGCCCAGGTGAGCTCCGTTCTTAGTTATACATTGATGACCTTCAGAGTATGGTTTCTATATTCGAAAAATGACTGCTCAAggttattacccgactgccaaggaagggttatgtttttcgcgcatatcttgtatgtatgtatgtatgtttgtatgtaatattctttactacctcatatttccagaaccactgaacggatttacataattgaggtatcgttagattcgtcttagctgcccaagtgttcttagataggtgacgttaaaaaaaaatcaaacatggcggctgcgcgaagccattgtagttaatgaaaaaaaaaaaaatttctcgaatactacaatatgggtatcaaattgaagggcacaatacaaggattttaaaaaggtatatcatgattattatttttatgatgtcGAGTTTGCAATTGAACTGTTTGGTTGGTttactgttttataaataaagcgTTGTTTTAAGACAGCGATCCGGATGTAATACCATTAATCACTTGTTAATGttgataaaatctttaaaagtatgttttgtatatttaataggAAGTGAGTAATCGAAATAAGAACTAGGGCGTGTTAATTGTGATTATTTCTTAAATGTTCATTCTTAATGTAATGTACTTTTGTATATCGTAACAGGAAAGACGACCGTCCAGACAGATTCGACAAGCACAGAGACACACAACGTGACAAACACAGAAGCGAAAGGGAAAAACACGAACAAGAGGACAAAGGCAAGAATTCTAACAAAACTGAACAAAGAGATGAAAAACATGAAAGCGAAAAATCCGCTGAGAAGGAAAAATACAAAGGCAGAGATCGTCGCGAGGCGTCCAAAGATAATGCTAAAGATGTATCTTCAGATAGACACAAGGATAAACGTGATAGATCGAAAGAGAGGCACGGGTCTAAGCAGAGGAGTGATAGGCGAGCGAAGGAAGATAGGAGAGAGAGATCGAGGGAGAAAGACAGCAGTAGAGATGAGAGGAAGAAGGATAAGGACAGGAAAGGTCATTCCAATAATAAGGATAGGTAGGTtcgaaattatatatataaataccgTGTTGACAtttgattagcccgttggcgcagtttgtagtgaccctgctttctgctcaggGGGTTgtggggttcgattcccaccccgagtctgggtatcataaataaatatttatttatatatgtaatatttataagtatgtttataaaaaaataataataatatgtagctatataccagttggctgttacctataacacaagcattaagttgcttactttaggaacagacgaccgtgtgttgtaaatatttattttattactcaccatcatcactacagcctatcgcagtccactgtggGATATacacctccacaagttcgcgccaaaaattgactgaactcatgtgtttatttatcatatatatatatatatatatatatataattgccAGGAAAAATGTGACACAGTAGACAGTATTTATGAGAAAGAGGATTTGAAAGTGTTTAAAGATATGTCATACAGTAAGACTGTTAGGAGCTTAGTCGGTtagttatagtatttttaatagttttatcaaattttataataataataatttttatattaatatttattataaaagataatatcAAACAATAATGTCTCAACAAAGCCAGTAATCGaaacgaaataatattaaatcaatctGAAACAGTATGTCAACGTTTTACAACTGAGCGAAGaagttaattttgtttatttaaaccttATTACACAACTTGACATAGCAtgttgcgcaaaaggcggacttaaagGCTTACTGCCTTAtctaccaaaaaaataaaataaaaataaaatccatatAGACAAAAAATCGTAGATTAATACAATCTCATTTATCTAGAGTAACGGTCGCTTATAGATGGCGtttacaataacattttaacCTGTTTTCTTTTACTTAGAAATCTTCGTTCAACAGTGGgatgtttgtaataaattttatgataatattttaataatatatggtGTTATTTCAGATCCAAATCACCGTCACTCGAACACAAGCAGTCTGAGCCCAAGTCCGCTGATGATGAAAAGAAAAAGGTAATGTTTTCGTGCCTTGGCGTCGCGATTGTGTTGCTATCGGGAGATACAGTATTTGTTTACTGATTGCGAATCTCGCGGATAAAGtttgatgataaaaataaaatcatatcagTAACTTCCCACAGATAACGTAAATAgtgattataaaacaattttcaactttgaatatgataataatgactatatatttttctttaaatttgaataaatttttttgcttttacgtattaatatcgtatcaataaatataatatcagcctgtaacatcctatacccagctgggtataggcctctttctcatgTAAAAGAGGGATTAGAGTtaaatccactacgctgctccgcGCACtagcgggttggcggatatattcctaccatgactaacgatcgctatcgggtgtacacgataacaaccgagatcaacggcttaacgtgctctccaaggcacggtggggagacataCGAGGACTAACgaccagactggaaataaatatctgtataaacacaaatatccgctgggagcgggaatcgagcccgcgACAGGTGTTtcggcgccgccgacacggcacacgccaCACCGGCGCGGTCGTCACGTATGAATAATTACGTAGATTGACTATATATATGTAGATTGATGTAagtgtagtgtgattgatatgtgtgtagtgtgattgatatgtgtgtagtgtgacTGATATACatgtagtgtgattgatatgtgtgtagtgtgattgatatgtgtgtagtgtgattgatatgtgtgtagtgtgattgatatgtgtgtagtgtgattgatatgtgtgtagtgtgacTGATATACatgtagtgtgattgatatgtgtgtagtgtgattgatatgtgtgtagtgtgacTGATATACatgtagtgtgattgatatgtgtgtagtgtgattgatatgtgtgtagtgtgattgatatgtgtgtagtgtgattgatatttgtgtagtgtgattgatatgtgtgtagtgtgattgatatgtgtgtagtgtgattgatatgtgtgtagtgtgattgatatacATGTAGTGTGACTGATATACatgtagtgtgattgatatgtgtgtagtgtgattgatatacatgtagtgtgattgatatacatgtagtgtgattgatatgtgtgtagtgtgattgatatgtgtgtagtgtgattgatatgtgtgtagtgtgattgatatacatgtagtgtgattgatatgtgtgtagtgtgattgatatgtgtgtagtgtgattgatatgtgtgtagtgtgattgatatgtgtgtagtgtgattgatatgtgtgtagtgtgattgatatgtgtgtagtgtgattgatatgtgtgtagtgtgattgatatgtgtgtagtgtgacTGATATACatgtagtgtgattgatatgtgtgtagtgtgattgatatacATGTAGTGTGTttgatatgtgtgtagtgtgattgatatgtgtgtagtgtgattgatatgtgtgtagtgtgattgatatacatgtagtgtgattgatatgtgtgtagtgtgattgatatgtgtgtagtgtgattgatatgtgtgtagtgtgacTGATATACatgtagtgtgattgatatgtgtgtagtgtgattgatatacatgtagtgtgattgatatgtgtgtagtgtgattgatatgtgtgtagtgtgattgatatgtgtgtagtgtgacTGATATACatgtagtgtgattgatatgtgtgtagtgtgattgatatacatgtagtgtgattgatatgtgtgtagtgtgattgatatgtgtgtagtgtgattgatatgtgtgtagtgtgattgatatgtgtgtagtgtgattgatatgtgtgtagtgtgattgatatgtgtgtagtgtgattgatatacATGTAGTGTGAGTGATATGTatgtagtgtgattgatatgtgtgtagtgtgattgatatacatgtagtgtgattgatatgtgtgtagtgtgattgatatgtgtgtagtgtgattgatatacatgtagtgtgattgatatgtgtgtagtgtgattgatatacatgtagtgtgattgatatgtatgtagtgtgattgatatgtatgtagtgtgattgatatgtgtgtagtgtgattgatatgtgtgtagtgtgattgatatacatgtagtgtgattgatatgtgtgtagtgtgattgatatgtgtgtagtgtgattgatatacatgtgtgtgtagtgtgattgatatacatgtagtgtgattgatatacatgtagtgtgattgatatacatgtagtgtgattgatatacatgtagtgtgattgatatgtgtgtagtgtgattgatatgtgtgtagtgtgattgatatgtatgtagtgtgattgatatgtgtgtagtgtgattgatatgtgtgtagtgtgattgatatgtgtgtagtgtgattgatatgtgtgtagtgtgattgatatacatgtagtgtgattgatatgtgtttagtgtgattgatatgtgtgtagtgtgattgatatgtgtgtagtgtgattgatatacatgtagtgtgattgatatgtgtgtagtgtgattgatatgtgtgtagtgtgattgatatgtgtgtagtgtgacTGATATACatgtagtgtgattgatatgtgtgtagtgtgattgatatacatgtagtgtgattgatatgtgtgtagtgtgattgatatacatgtagtgtgattgatatgtgtgtagtgtgattgatatacatgtagtgtgattgatatgtgtgtagtgtgattgatatgtgtgtagtgtgattgatatacatgtagtgtgattgatatgtgtgtagtgtgattgatatgtgtgtagtgtgattgatatgtgtgtagtgtgattgatatacatgtagtgtgattgatatgtgtgtagtgtgattgatatgtgtgtagtgtgattgatatgtgtgtagtgtgattgatatgtgtgtagtgtgattgatatgtgtgtagtgtgattgatatgtgtgtagtgtgattgatatacatgtagtgtgattgatatgtgtgtagtgtgattgatatgtgtgtagtgtgattgatatacATGTAGTGTGAGTGATATGTatgtagtgtgattgatatgtgtgtagtgtgattgatatacatgtagtgtgattgatatgtgtgtagtgtgattgatatgtgtgtagtgtgattgatatgtgtgtagtgtgattgatatacatgtagtgtgattgatatgtgtgtagtgtgattgatatgtgtgtagtgtgattgatatacATGTAGTGTGAGTGATATGTatgtagtgtgattgatatgtgtgtagtgtgattgatatacatgtagtgtgattgatatacatgtagtgtgattgatatgtgtgtagtgtgattgatatacatgtagtgtgattgatatgtgtgtagtgtgattgatatgtgtgtagtgtgattgatatacatgtagtgtgattgatatgtgtgtagtgtgattgatatgtgtgtagtgtgattgatatgtgtgtagtgtgattgatatacATGTAGCGACTGCCCCGCAGGCGGAGCGCGACGAGGCCCGCAAGGAGCTGCTGGAGATCGTGCGCCTCATCAAGTCGCGCCAGCGCCAGCGCGAGGGTGAGTCTACtgcgctatatatatatatatatatatagagagagagagagagagagcgcTCTATAGGTTGTCTACTGCCGCCGGCGCCGGCTTACGGGAAGAGCTTCTCAATCAAAACAATCAACAAAACATTCTTAACATCGAATCCCActatatttcaatttacaaatatatgtcgCAGAatatgaatacggaacgtcaagtgtttgacttgggtgtattcagataacGTCAGTTGTCAgttattagctgttagagtagtcGACGCGCCGCCTTTAAATAGTGAGAACGAGCGATGCGACACGCTTCTCGTTTGCGTGGCATATAAAAAGGTTGTGCTGACATATCATCTGACTTCACCACGTTCCGAGTATGGACCAACCGAGTCAGGACTGTCCACACACCTCTTCGACATATATATCTAACATTTGTAGTTCATTGATTGATGCGGAACAGGTCCTAATGGTCCATTCTACgtcctgctgttaaagtttaatcataacttatttgcaggataaactttatctacAAGTTGTAAACCAGGCCTTAAAATACGCAATTTTGTAAATCTCGCAATAAGTCCACTGTAGTTATCATTTCAGCAGATATAGCTATGCAAaagttaatttagattttaagttATCCGTCACTGAACGGAATACCTgtattcaaaatacatatattatgcatttttttttttgttctaaattAACATCCATGGGATCTAAAacacccatgccttttgttataAATGCATTATAACATcacaggcgatttattattttatactacaaatcgacagtcctgcgACTGTATTAATAAAGCTAGGACGTGCTCCGACACTAACGGTTTTTGTTTAATCCTGACTTATTCATAGGATAAACCTTATCCACGACCGATAAAACAGgctttttttataccactagttcggcaaacaagcgtacggctcacctgatggtaagcgattagcgtagcttatagacgcctgcaacaccaaaagcatcgcaagcgcgttgtcgacccaatccccccccccccaggagctctggtcaccttactcaccaacaggaacacaatactgctcgaaaacagtattattttgctgtgttattctaatgttcTGATTATTGTAATGTTCTGTGTTGAATAGAATCGAAGAAGAAGCCGCGCTCGTCCAgttcgtcgtcgtcgtcgtcgtcgcgAGGCGCGAGACGTCGCAGTCGCAGCAGGTGAACACATGTGACGTACACTCATACAGCTGACCCCCCAAACGATGTTTTGAaacatgttattaacccccccccttacccccccataacttagaggtatgaaaaataaatgtgctttgtggctacggcaccaaagaatttagccaccccctctcttcccgtgggtgtcgtaagaggccactaagggataacaaggttccacaaccaccttggaacttaagaagccgaccgatggcgggataaccatccaactgctggctttgaaatacacaggccgaagacgggcagcagcgtcttcggtgcgacaaagccagtactgcggtcaccaacccgcctgcccagcgtggtgactatgggcaaaacacatgagttcacgttatttttggcgtaaacttgtggaggcctatgtccagcagtggactgtgataggctgtaatgatgatgatgatgatgatgtacacctaaactgtccacatatataccatttcctctgcccaaaggttgcctggaagagatcgctcattagcgataaggccgccttgctcactcttggtgtacaataaagagtttttattattattattaaaatgagtgCTTTAGGCCACACgactctttctatcttcactatcACATCTAACTTAtttctccctctcaacttccgttcgactCGCCCgaatacacttttattattatatgtaactattaattaataaatgtaagaGTTATTCAGTAGATATGTTATCGAGCGATAAAATGTTATCTTTTCTTCTAAATAACAGAGAGGCGCGTTCCCGCAGTTCGAGAGCGAAACGTGACCGCCGGACGTCTTCTTCTAACTGAAGTAACAAGGCCTACACCGAATACCTTTAGTTTATCCATTCTattttcaatacaaataaattcatACAATTACTTGAAGTCAAAGTATATTTACTGCATTGTGTATTGTGTCATATGGATGTAGATTTGATATGTCCCATATCAAGTAGTGTATTCGCGTTTAGAAAATTGTAACTCATCGCTGTTACTGAGCCACGCCCCTTGACCAATCAACGG
The nucleotide sequence above comes from Melitaea cinxia chromosome 11, ilMelCinx1.1, whole genome shotgun sequence. Encoded proteins:
- the LOC123657954 gene encoding peptidyl-prolyl cis-trans isomerase G-like, translated to MTSKIDPREIPEVPTNRFLMRGGRDQDRDRNDYRRDRDRTRYRERERHTYTRSGRIIKGRGVFRYRTPSRSRSRERSATPPHWRQAQRRVVQLPRAQPMDREFVDQNKPKSTVAQQHSREGEEGTPERPRGDKEEGECDSTLDQSRHEKVDYNALDFEEDIEHDERAAGRPRPLAGAERAELLARALGVNPKRGTSPSDRPYYDRAGREGREGRVLREGRRPGPQSAVVAAPAVSHVSHVSHEPASHGEYDPFSLLRSQFTKNKERPRKDDRPDRFDKHRDTQRDKHRSEREKHEQEDKGKNSNKTEQRDEKHESEKSAEKEKYKGRDRREASKDNAKDVSSDRHKDKRDRSKERHGSKQRSDRRAKEDRRERSREKDSSRDERKKDKDRKGHSNNKDRSKSPSLEHKQSEPKSADDEKKKAERDEARKELLEIVRLIKSRQRQREAQSKKKPRSSSSSSSSSSRGARRRSRSREARSRSSRAKRDRRTSSSN